Within the Tursiops truncatus isolate mTurTru1 chromosome 12, mTurTru1.mat.Y, whole genome shotgun sequence genome, the region tgtatttccatggtgtccgttgtaacttcttcttgttcatttctaattttactgatttgagtcctctccctcttgatgagtctggctaaaggtttatcaattttgtttatcttctcaaagaaccagcttttagttttattgatctttgttattgttttctttgtttctatttcatttatttctgctctgatctttataatttctttcctcctactaactttgggttttgtttgttcttctttctctagttcctttaggtataaggttagattgtttatttgagaattttcgtgtttcctgaggtaggcttctatagctataaacttccctcttagaactgcttttgctgcatcccataggttttagatcgtcatctttttgttgtcatttgtctctaggtattttttgatttcctctttgatttatttagtgacctgttggttatttagtaacatattgtttagtctccatgtgtttgtgttttttatgttttttcccctgtaattgatttctaatctcatagtgtggTGGTCGTaaaggatgcttgatatgatttcaattttcttaaatttgctgaggcttgatttgtgacccaagatgtgatgtatcctggagaatgttccatgtgcacttgagaagaaagtgtaatgtgctgtttttggatggaataaatatcagtttatttattataaatatgataaatattcttataaatatcaatttaatctggttggtctgttgtgtcatttaaagcttgtgtttccttattaattttctgtctggatgatctgtccattggtgtaggtgaggtgttaaagtcccccactattattgtgttactgtcgatttcctcttttatagctgttagcagttgccttatgtattgaggtgctcctgtgttgggtgcatatatatttataattgttatatcttcttggattgatctcttgatcattatgtagtgtccttccttgtctcttgcaacattctttattttaaagtctgttttatctgagaattgctactccagctttcttttgatttccatttgcatgtaataccTTTTTCtgtcacctcactttcagtctgtttgtgtctctaggtctgaagtgggtctcttgtagacagtatatatatgggtcttgtttttgtatctattcagcgagcctgtgtcttttggttggagcatttaatccatttatagttaaggtaattattgatatgtatgttcctattaccattttcttaattgttttgaggtttttttttttggtccttttcttctcttgtgtttccacttagagaagctcctttagcatttgttatagagctggtttggtggtgctgaattctcttagctttcgcttttctgtaaagcttttaacttctccatcgaatctgaatgagatccttgctgggtagagtaatcttggttgtagctttttctttttccctttcatcactttaaatatattgtgtcactctcttctggcttgttgagtttctgctgagaaatcagctgttaaccttatgggagttcccttgcatattatttgttgtttttcccttgttgccttTAATAATTTTTCGTTGTCTTTAATTtgtgtcagtttgattactgtgtgtctcagcatgtttcttcttgggtttatcctgcctgggagtctctgtgcttcctggatttgggtgactatttccttttccatgttagggaagttttccagtataatctcttcaaatattttcttgggtccttcctctctctcttctccttcttgaaCCCCTATagtgtgaatgttggtgtgtttaatgttgtcccagaggtctcttaggctgtcttcatttttttttctttattctgttccatgacattgaattccaccattctttttccaggtcacttatctgttcttctgcctcaattattctggtatttattccttctagtgtatttttcatttcagttatggtgttcatctctgtttgtttgttctttaattcttctaggtgtttgttctttaattcttctaaacctttgttaaacatttcttgcatcttctcagtcttttccttcattctttttccgaggtcctggctcatcttcactatcattattctgaattcttttttggaaggttgcctatctccacttcatttaattgtttttctggggttttatcttgttccttcatgtggtacatagccctctcccttttcattttgtctctctttctgtgaatgtggttttcattccatagTCTGCAGGATTTTAGTTTCTTGCTTCTGCCAAGTGTTATGTATTAATTAATTCTCACTGCAAAGAGTGTGTACtattatataaattatcaaataaattatatgttaaaGAGACTATCTAATTGGACCTAGATTGGTAGTGAATTCAGGCACATGGCAGAAGCAATGGATAGAGATGTTACcagtaatttaaataaaagagcaGTAGATGTGATGCTAGAGGGAGAAATGAGATAGGACTGCAACTCACTTTACATTCTCTGTTGCTTGGGTTCGAGCTCTACTTTGACTGTTTTCaagctatatatatatgcatatagaaTGAGTAGCCCTTTTGTGTTAGGGTAGTGAATTTTGagtaaaatatttagcaaaatgtACATATTGAAATAGTGAGGTTAAATaatgatatatgtacatatatattatggtatatgtatatgttttgcTAATATGTAGAAGTTGTTTCTATAAGAATATGCAAGAAGCTGGCAACCATAGTTTACTGGGGGATGATGTGGAAGAGCGACTTACTTTTGTCAGTCTATCCTTTTGCAGactttttgctttgtattttgaaatacCTATTTGTTCACAAGAAGTGGCAAAAATAGTAGAGAATTCCCCTTACCTTTTTTGCAGCTTCCCACAATGCTAATATCTTATATAACTACAGTTCTTTGTGGACTTTGGAATTTTGTGTTGTCTGCTTATTTTATGTAGTTTAAGgctactttttaagaaattttaagattattagtAGTAGATACGATTATTTTGATGTTGGAAGCCAAGTAACTTGACCTTTGTATATAAAtgcaataaagttttaaaatttcaattcttaacatgtttttaattagatatttcaaattaaatatcTGGTTACAAAATCTTTATACCTTGGATTGTAGAATGAGATGACTAGCTTTAAATACAATATTtgctatgtttttttaatttgggggaaattttaaattacattagaaACTTAAATTTAGTTGGAATGGGAAAcaggaatattttttcttaatagagACCTACCTATGTTTTGATATAATGATCCTTTAGAGTAATGTTATTGTCTATGGCCTTTGGTCAGCTTTACATAGACTTGTTTCATGTATTGTAATAACTAAGTCTCTTTTTATGGAATCTTAAGATGGACATATATTAAAGTGAATTCTGTTACTTTAAATAAAGGTTAATTGATGTAATCGCAGTAGTAAATAGTACAGCATTAAAATTGGggatattctttttatttttcttataaatttgtttatttttacttatttattatttttggctgtgttgggtcttcatagctgcgcgcggctttctctagttgctgcgagcgggggctactctttgttgcggtacgtgggctcctcattgcggtggcttgttgcggaacacggtctctagagcacgtgggcttcagtagatgcagtgcgtgggctcagtagttgtggctcgtgggctctagcgtgcaggctcagtagtcatggctcacaggctttgttgctctgcggcatgtgggatcttcccagaccagggctcgaacccgtgtcccctacattggcaggtggattcttaaccactgtgccaccagggaagcctggggatattctttttaaaagtcattatttcAAAACATCAGTGTTTGAGCTTAAAAAtccttttgcattttctcttttaaaggtGCATCTGAACTGTTTACTGTTTGTTCATCGATTAGCAGAAGAGGCTCGGACAAATGCTTGTGAGAATAAGTGTGGAGTCATTAAAAAGGAGCATGTACTGGCTGCAGCAAAGGTAAgatctgaatttcttttcttgagCACAGTTGCCTTAAAACACCACCTAGTTCGTCACCTCTGCCTGGTTTAGATTCCTTATTCAGTTTTGTTGACTGAGTTGATGCTTGGCTTTTCACGGGTTTTAATTACAGAGTTAtggttttttttattatgtatattatggATTTCTGATGGAAAGATTCATGGCCATTGCCTTATTGCCATTTAGGGGAAAATAAGTGTTTGACTGCTAATCTGTAGGATATGTAGTAGCGTATATATAGCTGAGAAGGTTTATTACCttgaaatttatcaaaattttcttcttgATCATTTTAAGTTTACCTAATGATTTTTCTACATTTGTTTTGAGATTTGAGTGACTTCTGAATCATATTGCTTATATAAGCAGAGAAGATTGCTTCTTACTGATATTTCTGTATAATGTAATAGTATGATGTCTTTTCCATATATGTTCCCAAGATTTTTTCCATATGTTCCAGAGTTTTTTCCATATATGTTCCCAAGATTATTTTCACTTGATGTTAATAGATGCCCCAATATAAAAGGCTTCTGGGGTCAGATAAGTTTATATAACCTAACATACTATACCTCCTTGAATAGTCATAATGTTACGTATAGAGAGCTTGTTTCTGTAAGAATATGCAAGAAATTGGCACATGGTTGACTGGAGGATGATGTGTGAGAGAGACTTATTTTTGACAGTTTACCTCTTTATAGgctttttttgtttaacatttaatatttttgaaataattatagactcacaGAAGGTGCAAAAATAGTGTAGAGTTCCACTGTACCTTTTATCCAACTTCCCACAACGGTAACGTCTTTATATAACTATAGATATGTAAAGTTATGAAAGTTTATGAGAAATATACCAGTAATTTGTTGAACTCTGTTTAATTTAGTATTTTGTAAATTTGGGTGTATAATATACTTAGAATTTTGTAAATTCATTTGAGTACATAGTATTCTTTTGCAGTCCCTATACTAACTTCTTGTAGAACAGAGAAGTACTGGCCTAGGGTATAAACCTATTTGGTGACTTCTGTGGAAGCCTAGAAATGGGCATGCCGTGGCATTTTTTAAGGGGCTTTAAATTCTCTTACAACTATAAACATTTCAACAAGTTTCTGTACTATTAAAGTTGATATAAGTGCTTTCTGCAGGTAAAGCAAGGCTTAAGAACTTgaagagtgtatgtgtgtgtcttaaATTtagggttggtttgtttttattaatgaatttatATGTGTACTTACCTAAAAGTAGGTAAGTTCTTTACAATATTTTTGGATATATTCTGGTCTCTAATGTTCCTTGTCTTTTACAACTTAAgatctcattttgtttaaaatgagattaaaaattatcttaaaaattatcTACCTAACAAGCTTTTCAGCTTGAGATGACTAGTCTTGGTCTCTGATATAATTCCAGCCTAAATACAAGAAATTTGGTGTTGCAGTGGATTTGTATTGCTTTATAGTTGTTAAATGCCTGATTCATAATAGGATTTTCAAGTTTTGGAACATTCCTTAACTCCCCGAATTGCTAAATTGTCTATAAACCTCAAGTTGGGAGCCATTAATCTGTACACTTTTGGCACAGTTGAAGAAATTAACATCTAGAAGTGACTATTATAAAACCAGATTTTGAGAATCTAGGCATGTTTCACATTCTTTGAGAGAATTACACTATTTTAGAGAAGTCTAAAACCGTTTATAAGGCAAAAGATTCCCTAATCACATTCCAAATTGGGTTTTATAAATTCAGAGACTTGCATACTATACACATAGGACTTTTCAACTTTTTTTGAGgaattgtgttttatttggcATAGGTATAATATGAATCTTCATTTTCTCCCCCTCACAGGTAATTCTAAAGAAGAGCAGAGGTTAGAAGTCAAAGAACACATTTTTGAAACTTATAAGATGTATTATTTTAGGTGGTAACAGATCGTGAAAGCACTTTTTATATAGCAGTTAATATTGTGTATTAAAATATTGGCTTGCTGaaggatgtgtgtgtttgtatgttttttacTGGTATTGAAATGTCTCAAGTATACACATAGAACTATATAAGCTTTGTATTTGAggaattgtttcattttaaatggcCTTTAGTTCATTCTACTTCCCTTTTTGTTGGTATTGCAGATGTTTTACATATCAAAAAAAGGAATCTTAGTGTGTGAAGTAGCTTGAAGAGATGTATTTCTTAGAATTAAGTTTATAAGTATTTAGATTTAGCCACAGTTAACTATGGAATCAATTTAATCTCTGAAGGAAGACAATGTGCAGTCAAATCtagatgtattttaaatattttaactgtttAATGCCTTTGCATAAGCAATGCAGTCTACTTTTATTTAGACCAATAGTGTAATAATATAATTTCTCAACTGTAAACACCAGCAGGGTGTTTTCAAAAACCTATTTCcctccaaaaccaaaaaaaaaaatacagagcaaATTGACGTATTTTCTTCAAGTCACACAGATTTAGTAGATGGGTATTTGTTTCCCCCCAagaaattttttagaaatttatagcATATCATTTAATAgttgtgtttttaactttttatttcgaAATAATTATAGATTGCAACTTGAAGTTGCAAAAGTAGTACAGAGAGGTCCACATGTACTCTATATCCAGTTTTCTCCCAGTGCCTACATCTTAAATAAttacagtacaatatcaaaaccaggaatttGACTTGGTACAGTGTGTGTATAATTCTGTACCATTTTAGTACATTTGGAGATCTGTGTAACCACcactacagtcaagatacagaattaTTTCATCATCACAGACTTCTCCATCATGCTATTCTTTTATAAATTACACCCAGCTCCCCACGTCCACTGCACACACAACACTCCCCTTCCTATTTCCACCATCCCTAAGCCATGGCAACCACTAAACTATTCTCCATGTCTATAATTTTGCCATTGTGATGCAATCATACAGGTTATGACTTTTGggaatttgcttttttcactcagcataactcTCTTGATcctccaagttgttgcatgtagcaatttgttccttttcattactGAGTCGTCATATTCCATGGTATTTATGTACCACAGTTCATACAGCTATTTACTCATTGAGggatattttgattatttctagtttttggctatcACAAATAAAGCTGTTGTGAACAGTTGTGTACCAGTTTTTATACAaaacagttttcatttctctgggataaatgcccaggaatgTGATTGCTGGGTTTAATGGTAAGTATGtgtttagtttttcaaaaagaaatggcCAAAGTATTTtgcagagtggctgtaccattttgtattcccattaGCAGTTTGTGAGAgtcattttttcctccttctcatgaacatttggtattattttttattttagctgttctgCTATGAATGTCTAATCAtggtttttaatttacatttccctaatggctaatgatgttgcaCATAATTTCATATGTTCGTCatccattttttctctttaagaaaatgtttcttcatttcttttgcccattttctgtttttctaatgttgaattttgagagttttcTAGGTATAGGTCTTTGGTCAgacatgtggtttgcaaatattttcttctattctgtaGCTTGCCTTTTATCCTTTAACAGTATCTTTCGAAGGTCAATGATTTTCACTTTTGATGAggtccagtttattttttatttatttattttcatgctgTTGGTGTCATGTTTAAGAACTCTTCACCAAGCCCTACATCTTACAGATTTTCtcctgtattattatttttcaaacttacccttttttgttgttattgcagttttctttttaacatctttattgaagtataattgcttaaaatgttgtgttagttgctgctgtataacaaagtgaatcagctatatgtatacatatatccccatatcccctccctcttgtgtctccctccccccatccctatcccacccctctaggtggtcacaaagcactgagctgatttccctgtgctatgcggctgcttcccactagctatcggttttacatttggtagtgtatatatgtcactgccactctctcactttgtctcagcttaccatTCCCCGTCCTCGTGTcatcaggtccattctctatatctgcatctttattcccgtcctgcccctaggttcttcagaaccatttctttttctgattccatatatatgtgttagcatatggtatttgtttttcttttcctgacttacttcactctgtatgacagactctaaatccatccacctcatgacaaataactcagtttcgtttctttttatggctgagtaatattccactgtatatatgtgccatgtcttcttcatccattcatctgtcagtggacacttaggttgcttccatgtcatggctattgtaaatagtgctgcaatgaacattgtggtacatgactctttttgaattatggttttctcaggtatttgcccagtagtgggattgctggttcatagggtagttgtatttttagttttttaaggaacctccatactgttctccatagtggctgtatcaatttacattcccaccaacagtgcaagagggttcctttttctccacaccctctccagcatttattgtttgtagattttttgatgatggccattctgacccttgtgaggtgatacctcattgtggttttgatttgcatttctctaatgattagtgatgttgagcatcctttcaggtgtttgttggcaatctgtatatcttctttggagaaatgtctgtttaggtcttctgccagtttttggatggggttttttttttttttttgatattgagctgcatgagctgcttgtatattttggagattaatcctttgtcagttgcttcatttgcaaatattttctcccattctgagggttgtcttttcatcttgttaatggtttcctttgctgtgcaaaagcttttaagtttcattaggtcccatttgtttatttttgtctttatttccatttctctaggaggtggttcaaaaaggatcttgctgtgatttatgtcatagagtgttctgcctatgttttcctctaagagttttatagtgtctggccttacatttaggtctttaatccattttgagtttatttttgtgtatggtgttagggagtgttctactttcattgttttacatgtagctgtccagttttcccagcaccacttattgaagaggctgtcttttctccattgtatattcttccctcctttatcaaaggtaaggtgaccatatgtgtgtgggtttatctctgggctttctatcctgtttcattgatctatatttctgtttttgtgccagtaccatactgtcttgattactgtagctttgtagtatagcctgaagtctgggagcctgattcctccagctccgtttttctttcttaagattgctttggctattcggggtcttctgtgtttccatacaaattgtgaaattttttgttctagttctgtgaaaaatgccattggtagtttgatagggattgcactgaacctgtagattgctttgggtagtacagtcattttcacgatgttgattcttccaattcaagaacatagtatatctctccctctgtttgtatcacctttaatttctttcatcagtgtcttatagttttctgcatacaggtcttttttctccttaggtgtgtttattcctaggtattttattctttttgttgcagtggtaaatgagagtgtttccttaatttctctttaagatttttcatcattagtgtataggaatgcaagagatttctgtgaagtCATTTTGTATcttgttactttaccaaattcattgattagctctagtagttttctggtagcatctttaggattctctatgtatagtatcatgtcatctgcaaacagtgacagttttacttcttcttttccgatttcgattccttttatttctttttcatctctgattgctgtggctaaaacttccaaaactttgttgaataatagtggaggaagtgggcaaccttgtcttgttcctgatcttagtggaaatggtttcagtttttcaccattgagaatgatgttggctgtgggtttgtcatatatggcctctattatgttgaggttactTCCGTCTATgtctgctttctggagagtttttattataaatgggatttgaattttgtcagaagctttttgtgcatctattgagatgatcatatggtttttattcttcactttgttaatatggtgtatcacagtgattgatttgtgtatattgaagaatccttgcattcctcaaTAAAGTGGGATAaaaccacttgatcatggtgtatgatccttttaatgtgctgttggattgtgtttcctagtattttgttgaggatttttgcatctatgttcgtcagtgatattggactataggtttctttcttttttttttttttttttttggtgacatctctggttttggtatcacggtgatggtggcctcgaagaatgagtttgggagtgttcctccctctgctatagtttgaaagagtttgagaaggatagttgttagcttttctttaaatgtttgatagaattcacctgtgaagccatccggtcctgggtttttgtttgttggaagatttttaatcacagtttcaatttcagtgcttgtgatgggtctgtttgtattttctgtttattcttggttcagtctcggaaggttatacctttctaagaattttccatttcttccaggttgtctattttattggcatagagttgcttttagtaatctctcatgatcctttgtatttctgcagtatcagttgttacttctcatttttcatttctaattctgttgatttgagtcttttccctttttttcttgatg harbors:
- the CENPW gene encoding centromere protein W isoform X1 — protein: MALSTTVSQKKLIKRKAPRGFLKRVFKQRKPHLRLETNSDLLVHLNCLLFVHRLAEEARTNACENKCGVIKKEHVLAAAKVILKKSRG